In Malus sylvestris chromosome 2, drMalSylv7.2, whole genome shotgun sequence, the genomic stretch aagcttacgtggcgtgcaggccgagtaatctataagctaactacgtccttcgatgaatgcggggcgtgccaactcgtcggccgagctcggccgaggagtaaatttgttgatgttgcgttgggtgcgcggctgacttctacgTCTTGcaattgcgaccgaggaaggaacgcgtctcggcctcttgggttctcgaacctgaagacaaggttactattctttacgaagttcacgaatcatcgtcgtcggattcggtcacagtgatgttattcgtcagagtaaactctcgccgaatcgacaccaaagtgtaagggcacaaatactcaaaacagatataagtcttgatggtgaatgtggttcggccgtccgaatgccgaactctaaatcctacttgggagtatccaatcataaaacaactcggcgtgcaatgcgccgagctcgatataccgtaacacctcacttcgccgagaaggccaatgagatgacctcaatcaataaggaccCGAAAATCctcctcgaccgagacttggataggtaaccaaccgttctcgccgcagtgctgttgatgccaacagaagatgtgtcagcgaaaaagaaggaaaaaatctcaagttgttgagagtttgcgcagggcagttttgtattgatttgcagggggcttgaatgatgcacagcctcccctatttatagcactGGATCTCTTTGAAtccgagttaaaaccctactcggactaggtcttctcCTCCTGATCaacaccaactcgaccagtcctattcttactaggattgtgaacctagtccttaaccGAGCCGGATTCGCTTCCAGGTTATTagtcctgccgagactcctcattgcactaggactcgacttcttgcgttatgacctaaccgacctaggtttggaggcctacgtactgaacgatccatgacattcttgtcgcaaggccttccgggccgagaatgattctatactcggcccaaactattattttgggcccaaacacggTCAGATGTAACTGCTAGCCATATTTTGATAGAAGTTGTGATAGTTTGAATATGAGTTTCATTACTCACATGTGCGACAATGTGTTCCATtcttccaaaaaataaaaaagccaaATTCTATGGTGCTCACTATTGGTTCGTGTCAATTTTTATAACTGATGTTAttcttattttataaattttaaaagtttaGTGGAGTTCCAATGAATAATACAAGTTAAAGTATAATAAGGTATCAAGGTAGTCTGTATCAAGTTGTATGGTGAAGAGGATTAATCCACCATCAACGTGTGGTGGGATATCTCCTTTAttaaaaataagagaaaatttGAGGATTAAGGTGGAACGAACACTAAAACTTAGGAGGCAAAATGTAATTAACATTATATTTAGACGAGGGATATCTCCTTTCTTACAACCCACCGTTTTGTCCGCGACTCAATCCACTTTTCCGTTCACAGGGGCATTTCCGTAATTTCACGTCAGAACCAATGGCATTTCGTATCGTACACCGACCGCCGAAAAAACCCTAGGTACTCACAATTTtgacccctctctctctctctctctctctctctgcatttCTTTTCAGAGTCTGGGGATGATTGAATGATATAAGGCGCGGTGGTTCGTCGCTCCCAATTTTGTTTCTTCCTCATTCTATTGGTTCCGAAGCTTTTTAGGGTTTCCAATTTTTGTTGCACAGAAAAACCCCTTTTTCTTTATCTCTCGATTTCTTGATCGCCATGTCCAAAAGGTGggttctttttctgttttttataTGCAAGGAACGAATTTGGATATTGAGTTTGTTGAACCATCCAATTTTTAGATGTTGTGATTTGCCATGTTGAATATGTTATCTTTTGTGTCTCTTAGGATTCGTGGAATAGctgtttttaatttaatttataatatattttttaattgtttggtTGCTGGGAAAATGGAGGAAATTAAAAGGAGTTGTTGCCGTAGTGGTAGAATGGGTTGATTGCCCTTTGATTAATTTACTGGGTAATGTGGGTTAGGAGTCCTCTGTGAatcaatatttttgaattttcaacgtTAATTTCAAATCTTTTGTTTTGAGTCAGTGTATGATTATGTAATCTGAATATTTTGAAGATATGTAATGAAAATTCatgcttttttatttaattttttaatccatatcGTTGAAGCGGCTCTTCGCATGTTTTTTAAACCTTACACGGAGAGTAAGGTAGTACTAGAGATGATTGATGTTGTGAAATTTTATCTGCAACAGCAGTTTAGCTAATATTCTTATCCGATAGTAGTCATATTACAAAGAGGATTCGATGGCTTATTTATTGATTATGCTTGGTTAAGGTTATTGAACTACTTTGTATTGTCATTTCTGATTACCTCAGGGTTCTCTGCAAGTTTTTTGCACATGGCGCCTGTTTGAAAGGAGAGCATTGTGAGTTTTCACATGATTGGAAGGCTTCACCAAATAATGTAAACTATTTATTCTACTTTAATTGCACTTGCATTAAGCAATAATGATCAACAATTGGTACCTTATTAACTTTTCTTTCTGGTCCTTCATAACAGATATGTACCTTTTATCAGAAAGGAGCTTGTGCATTTGGTAGTCGATGCAGATATGAACATGTCAAAGCTTCTCGGGCTCAGTCTTCAGGCTCATCTTCATCAACAAATTCTCAGCCATCCCTTGCTGTTGATTCTGCATCTCTGGCACTTCCTGTGAGAACCTTAGCAAGCAGAGTTTCTCTTGCACCCCTCTCTCTTTCAGAACTCTCTGCTTCAAGTAGCCCTTTCTTACCTCCCTCTAAACCTGCCTGGAATGGTTCTCTGGAGGATGACTATGAAAATGACGAAGTTAATGTTGGGGAGACTTGGAGTACTAGACCAGAAGATCGTGCTATTTGTTCATTTGCTGCAGCTGGTAGTTGTCCTCGTGGAGAAAAATGTCCTCATATTCATGGAGATTTATGCCCCAGCTGTGGAAAACATTGCTTGCATCCTTACAGACCTTTGGAAAGGGAGGAGCATATGAAGACATGTGAGGAAAAGCAGAAGCAACTTGAGGCTTTGAAACGTAGTCAAGAAATAGAATGCAGTGTTTGCCTAGAACGTGTTTTGTCAAAGCCCACAGTTGCTGAGCGGAAGTTTGGAATACTCTCAGAATGTGATCATCCTTTTTGCATATCTTGTATTAGAAATTGGCGCAGCAGTTCCCCAACTTCTGGCATGGATGTCAATAGCGCATTGAGAGCTTGCCCAATATGTAGGAAGCTGTCGTACTTTGTCATTCCAAGTGTCATTTGGTATAACTCAAAAGAAGAGAAACAGGAAATTGTTGAAAGCTACAAGGCAAGGCTCAGGTAATATTCTGCGCAAGTATCTTATAAGCTGGGATTCAATTAGCAGTGCTTTGTCTTCTGCCTTGGATATATTTTACTATTCTTAGCTCAGAAAGGAACTGTTATGGTTCATTCTTTGTTATAAAGAAGCTACTCAATTTGGAGGACAGAAATATCAGTTTTCTATTCCTATTGTGATTTGAAGTTGGAAAGGCCTTAAAAGTGGGATCCaaagatctctctctctctctctctctctctctctctctctctctctctctctctctctctccctccctccctccctcccttctcccctttattttttgtgtttgtaCTGTAATTACAATTATTTTGTATTGCAGGTCAATTGATTGCAAACACTTTGATTTTGGAAATGGGAACTGCCCATTTGGAACTAGTTGTTTTTATAAGGTAACAGAAATCCTACATGGAATTTTCCTGCTGCAATAATCACTGCATTGTTTTTTCTGTCATGTTGAGTGCAATTAACCATGTCAATAATCTAATGATGacttggatatatatatatatgatggtTAGTCTACTTGTTGAAACTGTTAATGTCCCATGTCTTGAGCCTCAAACACAAAAACCTAAACACTGTACCTCTATTATTTTTCCTTGTGTTTGTGGAGTCATGTGGTATATTTTGTGATAGATTTGGCTTAGCcccttgaattttatttttgttctaaaACTTGCTTTGTTTTTTTCTCTTCAATTGTTGTTCTGATTGATTGCTGGGCGGATGCCTTATTTTGGTGTGTTTGGGTGGAATTTGTAATGTACATGAGGATCTTGAGTTATAATATACTTGGGATTTTAAATTCTATGTTCCACCACATATTTAGCTTTACCATTGTGTAATTAGCCCTACCTTAAAGGTTCTTGCTAGTTACTGCCTGTTCTAGGTGGAACTCTTTCAACTTATGTAAATTTTctcttttatatataaaattcttttgtttctttaaaataaaaaaaaaggaaaaaacttaGTTTTCTTGATGAAAACATTATCTCCATGTCACCAACCCAAATTACGGGCTGTTCGCTGCAGTTTAAGTATGTACTTGTTCAAGTGGGTGGTAGGTGGGGATAAGGCGGTTCATTatttcatattaatttttttaataaatttacgCTTAAAGATTTGGTTATTTAGACCTTTGCAGTCTTTGTACAAGTGAATTGTATGATTTATTCCCATGCTTATGCACGTGCAACAATAACTAATAACATTTAGAATCAATAGATTACTAGTTGTTGAATAATCTCTTTAGACATCTTTAGTTTTCCCAAGGGCTTGCAGTGGTATCTGCATTATAGGATTGGCAGCATTGGATAACAGATTGCTTCAATCTAAAATTAGTATTTGTGATGAGGACTTTGCCACCTCGGCAACGGGTTCATCATTatctttgtttgtttctttttagTGCTTCTATTATACTTCTGGGGCCTTAAATTTGGATAGTTTCTCGTCTCTGGTATAGTAGTAGTTTCTCGTCTCTGG encodes the following:
- the LOC126599566 gene encoding putative RING-type E3 ubiquitin transferase C3H69 isoform X2 yields the protein MSKRVLCKFFAHGACLKGEHCEFSHDWKASPNNICTFYQKGACAFGSRCRYEHVKASRAQSSGSSSSTNSQPSLAVDSASLALPVRTLASRVSLAPLSLSELSASSSPFLPPSKPAWNGSLEDDYENDEVNVGETWSTRPEDRAICSFAAAGSCPRGEKCPHIHGDLCPSCGKHCLHPYRPLEREEHMKTCEEKQKQLEALKRSQEIECSVCLERVLSKPTVAERKFGILSECDHPFCISCIRNWRSSSPTSGMDVNSALRACPICRKLSYFVIPSVIWYNSKEEKQEIVESYKARLRSIDCKHFDFGNGNCPFGTSCFYKHAYRDGRLEEVALRHIGNEDGQTVIATNIRLSDFLSDLHIR
- the LOC126599566 gene encoding putative RING-type E3 ubiquitin transferase C3H69 isoform X1, which translates into the protein MSKRVLCKFFAHGACLKGEHCEFSHDWKASPNNICTFYQKGACAFGSRCRYEHVKASRAQSSGSSSSTNSQPSLAVDSASLALPVRTLASRVSLAPLSLSELSASSSPFLPPSKPAWNGSLEDDYENDEVNVGETWSTRPEDRAICSFAAAGSCPRGEKCPHIHGDLCPSCGKHCLHPYRPLEREEHMKTCEEKQKQLEALKRSQEIECSVCLERVLSKPTVAERKFGILSECDHPFCISCIRNWRSSSPTSGMDVNSALRACPICRKLSYFVIPSVIWYNSKEEKQEIVESYKARLRSIDCKHFDFGNGNCPFGTSCFYKHTVKPGSYVWKFHRPPPRRPPPRRPPPRRYDIVPMDVIIHMFEHLEELDDYMFEDLENEDLNPWERELLMHMGLDTSDSSEDEIDLWP